A segment of the Sphingobacteriales bacterium genome:
TTCCCATTTCTTGTAAACATTCCAAATCTTGATTCATCTTGAAAATATAGATTCACTGTTTTGTATGGGAAACTTACTGAAAGTAAAAGGTTTATACACTTTTGATGGAAGTTTTTTTAAAAGCCTCCACTGCCTTTTCTTCTTTTTTGACATGACTTTTTCGGGCAACTTTTATTTTGGTATTAAAGTTTCGTTGTACATATTTCACCAAAGTAATATACTTCATATCTTTGTGTAATTCAGTATTTACCCAGTTTAGTAGTTCTGTATAACCTACAATTCCATTGCTGGGGTTGGTCAATAATTTTTCTAATTGCTCTCGTTCATTGTCCTTTATAATGGAAGGTTTAAAACCAATTCTTCCATCTTTAAAAACGCATCTAAGCCTTCTTTTGCATAGATATTTCTCCATTTTAATACGGTGTTATGATTTATTCCTGTTAAATCAGAAACTTCTCTTTTGAAATTCGGTATGCTCATGCTTTTTTAACACAATAAGAATATTTATTCTTTTTGCAATAAGTGGAATACTACGCCTTTGTAAAGATTTAAGTTCTTTGATTGTTTCTTTGATTTGAATAATTTTAGGAAAAGACATATATAAATATTTTATAGTTCAAAATTAATAAAAAATCCATTTCGCAAATATTGGACTATATCTGTTTTATAGATGGTATAATTCGTTTAAATGGTCAATTTGTTTAGGACTATATATGTGATGCGACAAATGATTCAGCCCACTAGCGATGAAGAAAAGAAAACCGTTTTTAGTATTGTTGATGCTTTTGTAGGTAAGAAAAACCAAAAGATGCACTCTCAGGAGTGCTGAACGATGTAAACAAACAAAACCCGAGCGTTGCTCGGGTTTTGTTTGTTTTTCCGTTATTTAATCAAAAAACCATATTTGGCAATAACCTAAATCTACATAATACAAAAATATTGTTAGTACAACTCCAATTAAATAAATCCATTTAAAAATATTTGAGGTTAGTTTTCCTTTGAATTTGATATAATCGATAAGTAAAATAAATATTCCCAACGGAATAAATATAAATATTCCTAACATCGAAATTATTATAGTAGGTTCATATATAAAGTTTATTACACTTTGTTTTGGATCAATTTTATAAAACTCAAATGAACAGAGTGAAATTACTGTTATCAATACATAAAAATATATTGATGATAACCCAATTATAGGAACTGTTAGTATAAAATTAAAGACTTTTTTCATCTTATTTAGTTTTTAATTTTAAACAAATTATCCCACCCAGTATCATTCTTATCAAAATAAGAACGAGTTACAAGTCCGCTCTTATACATTGCAACTCCCAAATAGAAAGGATTATCGTATCGCATATATACTTTTAAATTAGCTTTAACAGTTACACTTGTATATCCGTCAGAAACTTTATAAACTTTACCTTTTACATTTATGTCATCAACTGGGTCATAGGTTTTTTGTCCTGGACCAAGTGGCAATGCTTCACTTGTCTTTTCTGGTTTGTAGTGTATAGTTCTTTTAGATTGATTCAAGACGAAAGGTTTTTCGTCAGAAGTTGTAGTTTCGTTTGTAGATTTAGTCTGCTCAATTTCTGCTTCTCTGTTGGTGGTTGAATGCGCCAAATGATTCAGCCCACTAACCATCACCCCAATAGCCGCCCCTTCCCAAAAATTACCACCTGTAAGTTCGCTGGTCAGCCCTCCCATAGCTGCCGAAAAAGCATAAGTGCCTGCCGGTGTAGCAAAACGAGTATTCATAAATGCGCTTCCGGCTAAGGAGGAAACAGAACCAACGGCAAAATTAGTAAAAAAGCTTTTACTGCCGCTATATCCAAGCTAGTCTCTTTAAGATTTATATATATCCTTGTTGTTTGATATTTGTCAATAATTCCTTAGTCTAAAAAATCAAGAGGGATTTCAGTAGTGTCAACTTTAAGAAGCTTAGTTGTTCCATACCTATTTCTAACACTTTTCTTTCTCCATATTTCAACCTCTATTTCTTTGATATTGATTTCATTCATTAATATTTTTCCTGTCTTAAATAATGTAAATGGATATTCATCGGAAATGGCAGATTGTACAACATATTCATATCCTTGCTTCAATACCACATTTTTTGCAGTAGAAAATCCCAACGCTTCTACTTGCAGTAATAGTTCCTTGTTATGAAGTTCTCCTACCTGATTCTCGTTTAGCACTATCCCCCCTTCTGCGTCACTTAGACATACAAACTCAAAATCCTTTTCAGATTTATTTACTTCTTTAAAATAAACAGAAGCAAACATAATTGGCGTGTTGTCTTTGTAAAGAACCTTAACAGATATCAAAGAATCTTTCCTTGCAATTACATTAATAACAGAAGATTCTTCACCTATATGCTCACTTTGTATGTAGTATTTATCCCCACCTTTATATTCAAAGTAGCCTTTAGCTATTGAAAATGAACCAAAAGCATCTTTATTGCTAAGTCTGAATTGAATGCTATCATTATTGATATAAACAAACTCCTTGCTTTCCTCATTAACATACAATCCATCACTAACTATTTGAGCCTGTGTTATTTCATAAACCAACAATACGATACTGAATAATAAAATAATTCTCATGATATTACTCTATTTTTTTTAATAAAAAATCCAAAATCCTGCATCTGGTAATTTATATAAGTTATTAAAGGGATAACACGATACGGCAACGTTTTAGCAGATTTATGAGAAAAACGCTCTCTTTTTCAAAAAAAGAGTATATGTTCAACCTGCATTTTAAACTTTGGGCTTTTGAATACAATAAAAAAGTTATCAACTAATAATTTACACTACCAAAAAAATATAAACTAAATAGACTCAACTACTTACTATTTTAACACTAAAAAAGTAACTCGCCAATTTGTATCGAATTAGATTTAAATGCTATTCTGTCGTCTCTATTTTCTATTTCGATCGGCTTAAATAACCTTGCTTGTGATGTTGCTATTAATTCCCAGTACTGACCTGTCTCTTTAAAAATATAAAAACTCTGACAAGCTATTCCTGAGCATCCTACGACTATAACTATATACAAATTTTCATTTTTTATTTTCGTAGTTACTGAATTACAGACGTTCAATTCATAAGCATCTACTGGCCAGGTCATTTGCCAATTTTCCTCCCCCTGTCGTTCTTTAAGTGCAATAGGGATTTGATGTTTACTCCATTCCAAAGCCATATTTGTATCAATAAAGCATAATTTAATAGAGGAGGTATCAATAATTTCCCATTGAAGTTCTTTAGTTGGCAATTCTTGTGAATATGATTGATTATTACATATTAGTAATAGCATCAAAATTAAAATGTTATTATATATCATCGTCTTATCCATAATAATATTCCTCCGCTATTGTAATTGAATATTTAATTTAAAATTTAGTTTAAAATATATTTCTAACGCTAAGTTACTTATAAAAAAATAATTTCATTTCAATTTTTCACAGTATCGACTAACTAAAAATCATAAACTTTATTTTATTTGATATATAAGCGAGTCTGTTTTTAACAACAAACTTCTCTGCCCGAAAAAAAATACCAACGTTTGAAGTTGTTGATATGTCCTCATCAATTCACCATCAAATTTTGTTGGCAAAACGAAATAAAATACAAAATAGTTGTTTGCAAAGGGCTGACAAAATATATACTCAAGGGTTTTCGTTTTTTATAGCAACAAATTGTATTTTTTTTTGCATTTTTGCACAAGCCAAGTTATTCTGTGTGTTCTGCTTATAAAACATTCTTTTTTAAGCCACATTGCATATTGGTATATTATATTTGTTTAATCATTTATATTTATGCAATTATTTGTTATTCTTTTATTGCAAGCGGATACTAGCGCAGTAGCAACAACACCTGCCTCTTTATCCCTTTTGGATTTGCTGATGAAAGGTGGCGTGGTAATGATACCTATTCTGATACTCTCTGTAATGAGTGTGTATTTTATCATCGAACGCTATTTTTATATCAGCCGCGCTGCTGCCGATTCGCCCAATTTTATGAATGAAGTGCGCGAGCGTTTGCAGGCTGCCCGCTTGAAAGATGCTCAACATTATTGCGAAACTCAAAACAACGCCATTGGGCGCATTATTGCTACGGGTATCGGTTTCATCGGCAACCACCCCGAAAGCATCGAAGCAGCGATGGAAGACAGTGCCAATATAGAAATTGGTAAAATGGAGCAGAGTTTATATTTTTTAGGATTGATTGCGGGAATTGCACCCATGTTAGGCTTTATCGGCACTATTGCCGGTATCATTCGTATTTTTTATGATATTTCGCTCACCGATAATATCAGCATAGGTATTATAGCGGGCGGTTTATACGAAAAAATGATTACTTCGGGTACCGGTTTGGTGGTAGGCGTAATTGCTTATAGCGGTTTTCATTGGTTGCAGTCGCGCATTGATAGGTTTATTTTGAAAATGCAACAACAAACTTTACAGTTTAAATCTTTTTTATTGCAGAAAGTTTAATTTTTCCGAGCAGTGCGTTTTTTCCAATCAATGTTGTAAAAAATATGAAACTAAAACGAAACAGGCGATTTTCTGCCGAAGTGACCACCGCTTCGCTCAATGATATTATGTTTTTTTTACTGCTGTTTTTTCTTATTATTTCCACAGTTGCCAATCCGAGTATTATCAAAGTGATGCTGCCTAAATCGTCGAGTGCACAGGCATTGAGCAAAAAGCAAGTAACGCTGACGGTAAATGCAGAAAAACAATATTTTGTGGATAATATAGCGGTAGCTCCCGACAAATTGGAAAATACGCTCAAACAGTCTGTGGCAAATATCTCCGACCCTACCGTAGTGTTGCGCCTTGATGAGTCGCTTACTGTGCAGGATTTGGTAGATGTGATGCAGATAGGTGCTAAAAATAAAATAAAAATGGTGCTGGCTACTAAGCGATAAAAAAACAAAATAGGAAACTGTAATCAAGGCGTTGTTTGCCTTTATTTTTTGCTATCTACTTTTTTATAAAAAAGAAAAAATGAATAATTAAGCCGGAATAGACGGCAATATTTCGTTGTACAATCCGCCAAAACCGACCCGCACACCGTCTTTTTGAGCATAGCCGCGCAGGATAACGGTATCGCCGTCTTGTAAAAATACACGCTTGCTGCCATCTGGCATTTCCAAAGGTCGCTCGCCTTTCCACGCCAACTCCAACATAGAGCCGTAGCTGTCGGCGGCTTCGCCACTAATAGTGCCGCTTGCCAGCACATCGCCTGCCATAATATTACACCCATTGACGGTATGATGCGCCAACTGCTGCTCCATTGTCCAGTACATATATTTAAAATTGCTGCGGCTCACGGTATGCGGCGCAAAAGCGGCATTACCTATCAACACTTCCAAGTTAATGTCCAAAGCTTTGTCGCCGTTGTATTGCAAATAGGGCAAAAGCGGCAATTCGGTAGCGGGTGCGGCACAGCGAAAAGGCTCTAAAGCATCTAACATCACTATCCAGGGCGAAAGCGAAGAGAAGAAATTTTTACCCAAAAAAGGACCCAAAGGCACATATTCCCAACGCTGTATGTCGCGTGCCGACCAATCATTGAACAATGCCAAACCGAAAATATATTCGTCGGCTTCTTCCGTGCCGATATGATGTCCGAGCGGTTTTCCTTCGCCCATAATATATGCCATTTCCAATTCAAAATCCAACTGGCGCGTAGCCCCGAATACGGGCGGCTCGCTGTCGTTGGGGCGCATTTGTCCTTTGGGACGATGCACCGCCGTACCCGACACTGTAATAGAAGAGGCTCTGCCGTGATAGCCCACCGGCAAATGCAAACCATTCGGCATCAGTGCATTTTCTTTGCCCCGAAACATAATACCTACATTGGTGGCGTGTTCGCGGCTGGCATAAAAGTCGGTATAGTTGCCGATATGTACGGGCAGCAACATTTCTACACTGTCTGCCGCATACAAAATATGCGCTTGCAAGGTTTTGTTGTTGCCTATTTTATGGTTTTCCGCCCGAAACAAATCCGACAAACGCTGCCGCAATGCCCGCCAAGTGGTTTTACCCAATTTGAGCAGTTCGTTGATATTGCTCTGACTGAATATTTTCTTTTTAATACCTAAATCTTCAAAAAACTCCAATTCCGCCAATACCTGCAAATCTATCACTTTATCACCGATGCGAGTGGCGAGGCGCGGCGAAAGTGTGGGTGTTTTAAATACGCCTATAGGCAAATTTTGTATCGGGAAATCACTGTCTTCGCTGACGGCAATCCAAGAGCGGAGTTCGGGGTTATTGGCTTCTATCATAACAATATATATAAGGCTGTATATTTTTTATTTGCAGCCCAAAGGTACGAGGATTTTTCAAGGCTTGCTCAATACATTGTTCCATTTTTTTGACATAAACGCCATTTTTTATCTTTTTTATCCTATCCAAAACACTTGTGCTTTCGTTTTTTTTATCCTGCTGCAAGCAGCATTAATTGTTTGCGGAGTTGCTGTGCCAAAGACTGAATATGTTGCGGCGTGATGTGCGGCATATCAGGTATGCGCAGCAAACAGGGAAGTTGGCTGTGTTGCAGGATAAAATTTTCGCCCGCCGGATAGATTTCTCCATTAAAAACAATGCCCAGCAAAGGTATATCACGCTGCCGCAATGCCTCTATGCTCAAAAGAGTATGGTTGATGCTGCCTAAATAATTTCGCGACACCAACACCGTAGGAAAACGCATCGCTGCGAGCCAGTCGCCGTAAGTGTGCGTATTGTTGAGGGGAACGAGTATGCCGCCGCTGCCTTCTACGACTAAAGGGCGCGGTGCGGGCAGGCGTAGCTCTTGCAGCTGTATGGTGCGGTTTTCGGCGGCGGCGGCGGCATGTGGCGAAGCAGACAGGCGCAGGCGATAGGCTTCGGGCAAGCAAGCGGCAGTGCCTTGTGTAATGCGCTCCGCCACCTGTTGAGTATCGCTGTAGTCCAAGCCGCCGGACTGTACGGGTTTCCAATAATACGCTTGCAGTGCCTCGCAAAAAATTGCCGCCACCAACGTTTTTCCTACATCAGTGCCAATGCCGGATACAAAAATGACTTCGTTATAGGGCGCAGGCAAAGACATATCCATCGGAATAAATATCGTAAAACGAATAAATTTTATCCAAGAATATTACCCAAATCGGGTGGTAGCATATCTTTACTCACCGCTCCCATTTCATTAGAAGAAATTTGATCGGCTTGAGCGAAGGCTTTATTGAGCACATCTATCAATAAATCTTCTATTTGCTCCTTATCGCAGGAGTCAAAAAGGTGGGCAGCAATATCAATATTGCGTATATTTTTGGAGGCACTTACAGTCACTTGCACACCTCCGCTTTCGGCATCAATCAATATACTGTCTAATTTCTTTTTTGATGCTTCCATTTTGGCTTGCAAATCGTTGAGTTTGCTCATCATTCCTAAAATATCCATGTGATAAAAAAACTAAATGGTTGATGGTGATAAAAAATTGTACAAAGTGTATTTTTATAAATAAAAAAACCTGAATTTTTGTTTTAAATTTAAAATTAAAAAAAGTTTATTAATAAATTGATATTCAATAATTTAAAATATTTTATATTAACAAACAATTTAGATATTAAATAAAAAAAACAACTATCCTTTTTTCTTGATAATTGAACTAATGCATACGGTCGGCGCGGGGCGTGAGGCGGCTCATCAAATCCTTTTCAAAGGCGAGCCATTCGCGCCAGCGTTGCCATACTTTTTCTTCGGGCATATAATTTTTTGCCAACTCCAAAAACAAACGGTAGTGTCCTGCTTCCGACTCCATAAAAATGCGGTAAAATCGCTGCAAGTGTTCATCTTCCAATTGTTCCGACAGCAAGCGAAAACGCTCGCAACTGCGTGCTTCAATGAGGGCGCACAACAAAAGTTGCTCCACGAGTTGTTCGTCTCTGGTGCTGCCGCCGCGCACAAAATCAAACAGCGCAATAACATACTCATCGCGGCGTTGCTTGCCGAGTTTCAGTCCTCTGTTTTTGAGTTCGTGCAGCACCGCCCTGAAATGCCCCCACTCTTCGGTGACGATAGGAGCCAAAGCCTCCACCACCGGAGCATATTCCGAAAATCGCTGAATGATGGAAATACAAGTAGAAGCGGCTTTCTGTTCGCAATAGGCGTGGTCGGTGAGAATATCCTCCAACTGCATCGCCGCCAAATTTACCCAGCGCGGGTCGGTGGGCAGTTGCAGCCCCAATACCTGTTTATTTTTGATGTTTATTTTATCCATTTTTCTTTTTGTTCGAGAAAAAAGAAGAAAAAATGATACTATTTGGTGTTGTTTTGCTGTTGTTGGACTTCTTTTTGTTTTTGTTGCAACATTTCCATGATCTGTTCGGGAGTTTTTCCCATATTATCCAAAGAAAACTGCACATCGTCCGCCAAATCGTGTTGAGGATACTTTTGCAAAAATAATTGGTAATATTTTTTTGCTTCGTTGAGGTTTTTCAAATCATTTTCGTTCATAAAACCCATTAAGAACAGGCTGTGAGGGGCTTTTTCGTAAGTTGGGAACTGCTCAGAAATAATTTTGTAGTTGGCAATACTTTTATCAAACTGACGAAATGTTTTGTAATATTCCGCGGATTTGAACAAAATTTCGGGGGCTAAAGAATCTTTGGGATATGCTGCTAAAAACTGTTCGTAGCTGCTCATCACCACGCGCGCTTTGGCAGTATCCAAGGTGAGCGCATTGCTATTGTCGAGCATTGATTTTTCTGAATCTTTGATGGTATTCAACAAATCATCGCGCGAAGCGGTAGCAGAAGGTTGGCGGCAGGCGGCGAGAGTTGCTATCAATAATATGATAGAAAGAAATGTGGATAAACGCATAAAAAATATTCTTGTAGAATTGTAGTTTTTAAATTAAAAAATATGATGCAAAGATAAAGCTAAAACAAAAAATTATGATATATAAAAATGCGTGTTATTTTGAGTATAGTCAATCTTTTTTTGTTGTGAGCTGTCGCTGCTGTGTACTACGGCAAAAGCTGCTTTCAGGCGTAGCAGTGGTTTTTCAATATAACGGTAAGAAAGAGCCGCTACCAAAAAAGTCCCGCCAAAACTCAAAACATACAGCAACATCATTTGCAACCATACGCCGGAAGTAGGCAGCCATCGTTGCACAGCATATATCGCCAAAGCTACTACAAAAGAATGATACATATAAATACCATAAGAAATTTGTCCCAAACGGTCTAAAATACGAGAACGCATTTGCAAAATACTGTCAGAATTGGTGGCAATATTAAGCAATACCACCGCATACAAACTGCTATATACTACATTTTCTATTACAGGCAAAGGCGGTGCAACAGTATGGAGCAACAATAAAATTACCAATGCCCCTATCAATGTTTTTTTAGCATATATCCAGTTCAAAATTCTTTGCTGCCGATGAAAATAAATATAAGCCGTCATACAACCGACCAACATACAATCATACTCCAGCAATCGTTGTATGCCCCAGATTATTTTTCTTTGAAAATCAGTAAATTGCAGGTAATCATGATGCTTATCGCTCCATAATAAAAACATTGCTGCTGTTTTTATTGCAAGTATTATAAAAAGTATGCGCCACAAACCTTTCCAAAACCTACCAATACCACGCCGCAGCGCAAAAGGCATCGCCAGATAGAATTGTTCTTCTGTTCCGATAGACCACAGCACGCCCACGCCAAAAATATGCCCGAAATACAAATATACCACATTGGGTAACATCACGAGCATCAGCATGAGTTTGAGTGCAAAATGCGGCTCTACACCATCG
Coding sequences within it:
- a CDS encoding MotA/TolQ/ExbB proton channel family protein, with product MLLLQADTSAVATTPASLSLLDLLMKGGVVMIPILILSVMSVYFIIERYFYISRAAADSPNFMNEVRERLQAARLKDAQHYCETQNNAIGRIIATGIGFIGNHPESIEAAMEDSANIEIGKMEQSLYFLGLIAGIAPMLGFIGTIAGIIRIFYDISLTDNISIGIIAGGLYEKMITSGTGLVVGVIAYSGFHWLQSRIDRFILKMQQQTLQFKSFLLQKV
- a CDS encoding biopolymer transporter ExbD is translated as MKLKRNRRFSAEVTTASLNDIMFFLLLFFLIISTVANPSIIKVMLPKSSSAQALSKKQVTLTVNAEKQYFVDNIAVAPDKLENTLKQSVANISDPTVVLRLDESLTVQDLVDVMQIGAKNKIKMVLATKR
- the fahA gene encoding fumarylacetoacetase yields the protein MIEANNPELRSWIAVSEDSDFPIQNLPIGVFKTPTLSPRLATRIGDKVIDLQVLAELEFFEDLGIKKKIFSQSNINELLKLGKTTWRALRQRLSDLFRAENHKIGNNKTLQAHILYAADSVEMLLPVHIGNYTDFYASREHATNVGIMFRGKENALMPNGLHLPVGYHGRASSITVSGTAVHRPKGQMRPNDSEPPVFGATRQLDFELEMAYIMGEGKPLGHHIGTEEADEYIFGLALFNDWSARDIQRWEYVPLGPFLGKNFFSSLSPWIVMLDALEPFRCAAPATELPLLPYLQYNGDKALDINLEVLIGNAAFAPHTVSRSNFKYMYWTMEQQLAHHTVNGCNIMAGDVLASGTISGEAADSYGSMLELAWKGERPLEMPDGSKRVFLQDGDTVILRGYAQKDGVRVGFGGLYNEILPSIPA
- the bioD gene encoding dethiobiotin synthase, yielding MSLPAPYNEVIFVSGIGTDVGKTLVAAIFCEALQAYYWKPVQSGGLDYSDTQQVAERITQGTAACLPEAYRLRLSASPHAAAAAENRTIQLQELRLPAPRPLVVEGSGGILVPLNNTHTYGDWLAAMRFPTVLVSRNYLGSINHTLLSIEALRQRDIPLLGIVFNGEIYPAGENFILQHSQLPCLLRIPDMPHITPQHIQSLAQQLRKQLMLLAAG
- a CDS encoding YbaB/EbfC family nucleoid-associated protein encodes the protein MDILGMMSKLNDLQAKMEASKKKLDSILIDAESGGVQVTVSASKNIRNIDIAAHLFDSCDKEQIEDLLIDVLNKAFAQADQISSNEMGAVSKDMLPPDLGNILG
- a CDS encoding tRNA-(ms[2]io[6]A)-hydroxylase, which encodes MDKINIKNKQVLGLQLPTDPRWVNLAAMQLEDILTDHAYCEQKAASTCISIIQRFSEYAPVVEALAPIVTEEWGHFRAVLHELKNRGLKLGKQRRDEYVIALFDFVRGGSTRDEQLVEQLLLCALIEARSCERFRLLSEQLEDEHLQRFYRIFMESEAGHYRLFLELAKNYMPEEKVWQRWREWLAFEKDLMSRLTPRADRMH
- a CDS encoding tetratricopeptide repeat protein produces the protein MRLSTFLSIILLIATLAACRQPSATASRDDLLNTIKDSEKSMLDNSNALTLDTAKARVVMSSYEQFLAAYPKDSLAPEILFKSAEYYKTFRQFDKSIANYKIISEQFPTYEKAPHSLFLMGFMNENDLKNLNEAKKYYQLFLQKYPQHDLADDVQFSLDNMGKTPEQIMEMLQQKQKEVQQQQNNTK
- a CDS encoding acyltransferase, which produces MSNAVNPVASVHFSGLNAVRCLAACGVVLAHIEGFKQKAQLPNLMHLPFISNIGTQSVKVFFVLSGFLITYLLLAEQHTRGTIHTRNFYVRRVLRIWPLYFMVVFLGFFVFPALWIPPYFGDGVEPHFALKLMLMLVMLPNVVYLYFGHIFGVGVLWSIGTEEQFYLAMPFALRRGIGRFWKGLWRILFIILAIKTAAMFLLWSDKHHDYLQFTDFQRKIIWGIQRLLEYDCMLVGCMTAYIYFHRQQRILNWIYAKKTLIGALVILLLLHTVAPPLPVIENVVYSSLYAVVLLNIATNSDSILQMRSRILDRLGQISYGIYMYHSFVVALAIYAVQRWLPTSGVWLQMMLLYVLSFGGTFLVAALSYRYIEKPLLRLKAAFAVVHSSDSSQQKKIDYTQNNTHFYIS